In the Streptomyces sp. SJL17-4 genome, AGGCCACGACGGTGAGCCCGATGCCGTACAGCAGCAGCAGGTCGTAGCGGGCGATCGGCAGCTCGGGCAGCAGGGACGAGACGGCGATCCCCCCGACGAGCGCGACGGCGAAGGCGCAGCACCGCGCCTCCAGTACCGCGAACCGCAGGAGCTGGCGTATCCCGTGCGTGAACGTGTCCATGCGGGGAGGGACGCCGGGCGGCGGCGGTCGGTTCGCGCGGCGGGGCGGACGTGCGTCGCGGGGGAGCGGGCGAACGACGGCGCGCCGCACCTCCCGGAGGAAGTGCGGCGCGCCGCCGTGCCGATGAGCGGGTGGAGATCAGACCGCCGGGGCCGGGAAGGTCGGGTACTCCACGCCGGAGACGTGCTGGACGACCCGGATGACCTGGCACGAGTAGCCGAACTCGTTGTCGTACCACAGGTAGAGGATCGCGTTGTCGCCGTCGACCTTGGTCGCGCCGGCGTCGACGATCGACGCGTGGCGCGAGCCCACGAAGTCCATCGAGACCGCGTCGGGGGCCGTGGTGAAGTCGATCTGACGCTTCAGCGGCGAGTGCAGCGAGACGTCGCGGAGGTACTCGAGGACCTCGTCGCGGGTGGTCTCGCGGCCCAGGCGCAGGCTCAGGATGGCGATCGAGACGTCCGGGACGGGGACGCGGATCGAGCTGCCGGTGATCGGGGCCTTCAGCTCCGGCAGCGCCTTGGCGACGGCCGAGGCGGCACCGGTCTCGGTGATCACCATGTTGAGCGGCGCGGAACGGCCGCGGCGGTCCGCCTTGTGGTAGTTGTCCAGCAGGTTCTGGTCGTTCGTGAACGAGTGGACCGTCTCCACGTGGCCGCGGAGCACGCCGTACTCGTCGTCCATCGCCTTCAGCGGCGGCACGATCGCGTTGGTGGTGCAGGAGGCGCAGGAGAGGATCTGCTCGTCCGGCTTGATCGTGTCGTGGTTGACGCCGTGCACGATGTTCGGCACGTCACCCTTGCCGGGCGCGGTCAGGACGACCTTGTCGATGCCGGGGCGCAGGTGCTTCGACAGGCCCTCGCGGTCGCGCCACTTGCCGGTGTTGTCGATGAGGATGGCGTTCTCGATGCCGTACGCCGTGTAGTCGACCTCGGAGGGGTCGTTGGCGTAGATCACCTTGATGGTGTTGCCGTTGGCGACGATCGTGCTGTTCGCCTCGTCGACCGTGATCGTGCCCTGGAACTGGCCGTGGATCGAGTCGCGGCGCAGCAGCGAGGCGCGCTTCACCAGATCCTGGTCGCCACCGCCGCGGACGACGATCGCGCGCAGGCGCAGACCGTTGCCCGAGCCGGCCTTCTCGATGAGGAGGCGGGCGACGAGGCGGCCGATGCGGCCGAAGCCGTAGAGGACGACGTCGCGTCCGTCGCGGCGCTCGATCTTGTTCTCACCGGTGGCGCCGGCGACGGCCTCGGCGGTGAACTCCTCCACCGTGAGACCGCGGTTGTCGGTCTTGTACTCGGCGGCCAGCATGCCGATGTCGATCTGGGACGGGCCCAGGTCGAGGGTGGTGAGCGTCTGGAGGAACGGAAGCGTCTCGGTGACCGACAGCTCCTCGCCGGCGATCTGGCGGGCGAACCGGTGGGTCTTGAGGATGCTGACCACCGACTTGTTCACCAGGGAGCGGCTGTGGACCAGGACGGTGATGTCCTGCTCCCGGTGCAGCTTCCCGATGATCGGGATCATCGACTCCGCGATCTCCTCGCGGTTCTTCCAGCTGGTGAACGAGTCGTCATTGACAGTCACAAGTTTATCTTTCGAGCTAGGCGGCGCTCATATGGTAACCCCCGGCTTGATTGCTCCATCAGAGGGGTGTCCAAGCTCACGACCCTGTCGGCGTCGCCGTGGCGCGGTCACCGGAAGGCGAGCGTCCGGAACACCTCCCTGACGCGGGCCAGCGGGCCGGGGTCGCGGGTCAGGTGGAGGCGGTTGGTGAGCAGGACCGCCCAGCGGTCCCGGGCCGGCGACACCCACATGCCCGTGCCGGTGAACCCGAAGTGCGACCAGACGTCGTCCGCGGGTTCCGTGCCCGGCGCCGGATGCCAGAAGAGGCCACGGGGAGGTGCGAGCTCGCCGGTGCGGACGCGGAGCGAGCCGGCCGTCCACTCGGCGGAGAAGGCGCCGGGCACCGGGGCGAGGAGATGGCGGAGGAACCGTCCGACGTCGCCGGTGGTCGTGAAGACCCCCGCGATCCCGCAGGCCCCGCCGAGGAGCCGGGCCGAGAAGTCGTGGACGGTGCCTCGGAGATGCCGGCCGCTCTCCTCGTCGTACTCGGTGGGCGCGCACCGCTCCCTGAGCGCGGCGGGCAGCGGACCGTACCGGGTCTCCGCCATCCCGAGCGGGGACCAGATCCGCTCCTCGGCGAGCCGGGGGAGCGGACGGCGGGTGAGGTGCTCGGCGAGGTAGCCGAGGATCAGGGCCGCCCGGTCGGTGTACGCGACGGCCTCCCCGGGCCGGTGCCGGAGCCGCTCGGCGAGGACGCCGTCCCGCACGTCCTGCGGGTCGGAGCCGTACAGATGCCGGAGGTTGGCGCGGAGCGGCATGCCGGCGGTGTGGGTGAGGAGGTGATGTGCCGTGACATCGGCGAGCGGCCGCCCCGCCGCCTCGGGCCAGTAACTGCCGAGCGGGGCCGTCAGGTCGAGCTTCCCGGCGTCGACGAGAGTGCCGATCACGGCCCAGACGGCGAGGATCTTGGTGAGGCTCGCCACGTCGAACAGCGTGTCGCGGCGCATCGGTTCACCCGGCCGTGCGGGGTCGAGCAGACCGACGGCCCCGTCGGACACCGTCGTACGGGCATCTCCCACGGCCCAGACCATGCCGGGGCACACGCCCGCGCGCACGGCGTCGGCGAGGAGCCGCTCGAAGGGGTCGCTGCGCTGCGCCAAGGCGGGCCTCCGGACGGTTGAGGGCGGCCCTGGCCTGGTGGGCCGTGCTCCGGAGTCATGCCCCGGCCGTACGGGAAGACACCCTTCCGGCCGTCCGTCTCCCCACCGGCCGTACGCCGGTCACCTGGCGTCCGTCTCCTTGTCGGGCGTGTCGACGTCGGGCTCGTCGACCGGCTTGCAGGTGACCTCGTCGCGCGGGGTGTAGTGGGTCTTGAAGGTCTCCCGCTTGACCTCGGCCCCGTCGTTCTTGAAGACCCGGTCCACCGCGATGTCGAAACCCTCCAGCGGCGGCTGCGGCACACAGGCCTTGCCGGTGCCCTCGGCCTTCTTCGGCTCCGTGAGGTTGGTGCGCTCCCCGGCGACCGCCTCCACGGAGTCGTACTTCTTCGTCCCGAGGAAGCTCACGGTGACGGACGAGTCGGTCGCGCCCGCCTTGATGTAGATCGGCTTCCCGGAGTCGTTGCGGAACTTCAGGTCGAGCTGGCCCCAGGCGACGGTCGCCTCGCGGCCGGCCGGGTAGCGCTCGATGTAGAAGGAGTGGGCGCCGTACTCGACGGGCTTCACCCCGGCGAAGAACATGGCGTTGAACACGGTGGTGGCCATCGCCGAGACACCGCCGCCGGGCGCGGAGCGGTACTGGCCGTCGAGGATCATCGTGCCGTCGACGAAGCCGTTGTCCGGGGTGCGCTCGCCGACCGTCTCGTTGAAGCTCCACACCTCGCCGGGCCGCACGATCGAACCGTTGATGAGCTCGGCGGCCCGGCCGATGTTCGTCGTCCGGTACGGAGCGGCCGGGAAGTCCACCGTGAACGTCGACATCTGCTCGGTGATCCCGAGACGCGCGAGGGAGTCGGAGGTCAGCTCGGGCTGGGTGACCGTCGTGGCCATGGCGGCGGTACGCGCGGCGGCGCCCGACCGGGTGAGCAGCGGGCGTACGGCGTCGCCGAGGGCCTTCGCGGTCACCTCGTGCCCCGGCCTGCCCTCCGACTCCACGACGACCTTGCCGTCCCGTACGCCGAGGGTCGCCTCGACGGGCGCGCCCGTCAGGGAGGAGATCGGGTCCGCCACATCCGGATCCCGCAGCAGCGCCTCGGCGTCGAGGGCGGTGGTCAGCCGGCCGTTCTCCTTCTTCACGGTGAGGTGGTCGCCGAGGGTGGCGGCGGAGATCCGCAGCCGGTCCGTGCCAGTGGTGAGCGTCACCGGGCCGGAGACGGCGGGCTTCGCGTCCGTGTCGAGGAAACGGTTCACCTCGGCCGCCGACAGCTTCGGCTCGGTCACGGCGACGGGGAGGGTGACGGGCGAGGCGCCGGTGGCGGCGGGGTAGGCGGCGCGCAGGGTCTCGACGGCCTTCCCCGTGTCCAGCTTCTGGCCGGCGACGGGCTGGGTCGCGACGGCCTTGCCCTCGCGGAAGGCCACGGACCCCTCGCGCACCGTGCGGTCGTTCTTCTTCGCCAGTTCGGCCACGATGGCGTTCACCTTGGCCGCGTCGTAGGCGAGGACCGGCTGGATCTCGCGCGCGCCCGACGAGAAGAGCCGCCCGATGACGGTGAACGGGTCGCGGGAGGGATCGGCCGCCAGCTCGGCGGTCTTCGCCAGGTCCACGGTGAGACCGGCGGACGCCGGCGTCACGGTCGAGGCACGGTCGCCGACCCGCACGGGTATCGGCGCGCTCCACGAGGCCGGGGCCTCGGCCGCCAGCTTGGCCTCGGCGTCGGCACGGCTCATGCCGCCGATGTCCACGCCGCCGACGCGGGTGCCGGCGGATATGTCGTCGCCGGTGGCGACGAGCCCCGCCACGTACAGGCCGCCCGCGGCGACGGCGACCACGCCCGTCGCGATCGCCGCCGTCCGGAGACGCGGACGGCGCCCCTCGTGGGGCGTCGGGGCATGGTGGGTCGTGGAGCGGGGCACGCGCTCTCCCGGGGCATCGAGAATCAGGGGAACACCCGACGGTACGCCGAAAGAGTGTCTTATGCACATAAGGGGGGTTTGACCTGCGGAGATACGGAGGGGAGCGGAGGCGGGACGGAGAGTGCCCGGGGCCGCTCCGCCCGGCCCTGTGCTTCCCGCTCCGCCCGGCCCTGTGCTTCCCGCTCCGCCCGGCCCTGCGCTCCCCGCTCCGCCCGGCCCGGGATGCGTCCCGCCCCGCCCGCCTAAGCTGGACCGATGCCTGCCCCGTCCCCGAGCCCCGGGCCCCAGTCCGCCGACCGTGCCCTCGCCGTCCTCGACGCCGTCGCCGACGCGGACCGGCCCGTCGGGGCGAAGGCGCTGGCCAGGCACCTCGGCTGCGCCCTCTCGACCGTCTACCACCTCGCCGGGCCCCTGCTCGCGCGCGGCTACCTCGTCCGTACCGCCGAGGGGTACGCCCCCGGGCCCCGCGTCCCGGCCCTGCACCGTTCCCACCAGCGGCACCACGGGCTCGGCACAGGCACCGGCGAGCTCCTCGGCCGACTGCGGCGGGCCACCGGCGCGGAGGCGTACCACACCGCCTACCGCGACGGCCTGATCACCGTCGTCGACACCACCGCCCCCGTCACCGACGCGGGCCACCCCTTCACCCCGGGCCCCGAACAGCGCGCCCACGCGACCGCCCACGGCAAGGCACTGCTCGCCGCGCTGCCGCGACCGCTGCGCCGCCGCTATCTCACGGAGCACGGGATGGCCCGCTTCACCGAGCGGACGATCACCAGCGCCGAGCGCTTCGAGGCCGAGGTCGACCGCGTGCGCGGGCAGGGCATCGCCGTCTCCGTGGGCGAGGCGGACCTCGCGTACACCTGTCTCGCCGTCGCGCTGCCCGAGCGCGGCGACGGCATCGTGCACGCCCTGTCCGTCTCGCTGCCGACCGCCGACTTCGGGCGGCGGCAGGGCGAGATCCGGGCCGCCCTCACCCGTGCCGTACCGGAGTTTCCGGCCCTGCCGGAATCCTGACCGGACCGACTGGCCGCGCCGGCCGGGGCGCCGCAGGCTTGTCGCATGATCTTCATCGCCGTACGTTTCACCGCCCGCCCCGACCACGCCGACCGCTGGCTCGACCTGGTGGCCGACTTCACCCGCGCCACCCGCGAGGAGCCCGGCAACCTCTTCTTCGACTGGTCGCGCAGCGTCGACGACCCGAACGTCTTCGTCCTCCTGGAGGCCTTCGCCGACGCCGACGCGGGCGCGGCCCACGTCGCCTCCCCGCACTTCACGGCCGGTCTGGAGGCGATGGCCGGAGCCATCGCCACCACGCCCGAGATCATCAACGTCGAGGTCCCGCAGCAGGGTTGGGGTGCCATGGCGGAGCTCGCCCCCACCGGCGCCTGAGCGTTCCCCCGCCCGGCGCCCGAACGTCCCCCGCCCGGCGCCCCCACCCCCTCCCGGCGGTCCGGGGCACGTGCCTGGAGCCCTTCCGCGGTTCCCTCGGGGCGCCCCGCCCCGCCTGATAGGTTCGCGTGCACACGCAGGCGGGGCGGCGGCCCGAGGGGAGAAGCGGCACATGGCGGTGAGCGGGCGGCAGACCGGCAGGCCCACCCTTGAGGAGGTCGCGGCCAGGGCAGGAGTCGGCCGCGGCACCGTATCCCGGGTCATCAACGGCTCCCCCCGGGTGAGCGAACAGGCCAAGGCCGCCGTCGAGCGGGCCGTCGCCGAGCTCGGCTACGTACCCAACCGGGCCGCCCGCGCCCTGGCCGGCAGCCGGACCGACGCCGTCGCCCTGGTGATTCCCGAGACCGAGGCCCGGCTCTTCGCGGAGCCGTACTTCCTCGACATCATCCGTGGTGTCAGCAGCGAACTCGCCGGCGCCGACAAGCAGTTGCTGCTCACCCTGATCCGCAGCGAGCAGGAGCGACAGCGCTTCGAGCAGTACCTCGCCGCCCAGCGCGTCGACGGCGTCCTCCTCGTCTCCGTACACGCCGCCGACCCCCTGCCCGACCAGGTCCGCGCCCTCGGCCTGCCCGCCGTCCTCAACGGCCGCCGCACCGAGGACGAGCGCGTCGCCTTCGTCGACTCCGACAACACCGGCGCCGGCCGGGCCGCCGTCGCGCATCTCGCCGCGCGCGGCCGACGCGCCGTCGCCACGATCACCGGACCGCTCGACATGTACGTGGCCCGCTGCCGTCTCGACGGCTACCGGGAGGGCCTGGCGGAGGCCGGACTCGCCGCCGACGACGGGCTCGTCGCCACCGGGGACTTCACCGAGGAGGGCGGGCGCCACGCCATGCGGGAACTCCTGGACCGCAGGCCGGACCTGGACGCCGTCTTCGCCGCCTCCGACGTCATGGCCGCGGGCGCGCGCGGCGTCCTTC is a window encoding:
- a CDS encoding glyceraldehyde-3-phosphate dehydrogenase, whose product is MTVNDDSFTSWKNREEIAESMIPIIGKLHREQDITVLVHSRSLVNKSVVSILKTHRFARQIAGEELSVTETLPFLQTLTTLDLGPSQIDIGMLAAEYKTDNRGLTVEEFTAEAVAGATGENKIERRDGRDVVLYGFGRIGRLVARLLIEKAGSGNGLRLRAIVVRGGGDQDLVKRASLLRRDSIHGQFQGTITVDEANSTIVANGNTIKVIYANDPSEVDYTAYGIENAILIDNTGKWRDREGLSKHLRPGIDKVVLTAPGKGDVPNIVHGVNHDTIKPDEQILSCASCTTNAIVPPLKAMDDEYGVLRGHVETVHSFTNDQNLLDNYHKADRRGRSAPLNMVITETGAASAVAKALPELKAPITGSSIRVPVPDVSIAILSLRLGRETTRDEVLEYLRDVSLHSPLKRQIDFTTAPDAVSMDFVGSRHASIVDAGATKVDGDNAILYLWYDNEFGYSCQVIRVVQHVSGVEYPTFPAPAV
- a CDS encoding IclR family transcriptional regulator C-terminal domain-containing protein encodes the protein MPAPSPSPGPQSADRALAVLDAVADADRPVGAKALARHLGCALSTVYHLAGPLLARGYLVRTAEGYAPGPRVPALHRSHQRHHGLGTGTGELLGRLRRATGAEAYHTAYRDGLITVVDTTAPVTDAGHPFTPGPEQRAHATAHGKALLAALPRPLRRRYLTEHGMARFTERTITSAERFEAEVDRVRGQGIAVSVGEADLAYTCLAVALPERGDGIVHALSVSLPTADFGRRQGEIRAALTRAVPEFPALPES
- a CDS encoding serine hydrolase domain-containing protein encodes the protein MAQRSDPFERLLADAVRAGVCPGMVWAVGDARTTVSDGAVGLLDPARPGEPMRRDTLFDVASLTKILAVWAVIGTLVDAGKLDLTAPLGSYWPEAAGRPLADVTAHHLLTHTAGMPLRANLRHLYGSDPQDVRDGVLAERLRHRPGEAVAYTDRAALILGYLAEHLTRRPLPRLAEERIWSPLGMAETRYGPLPAALRERCAPTEYDEESGRHLRGTVHDFSARLLGGACGIAGVFTTTGDVGRFLRHLLAPVPGAFSAEWTAGSLRVRTGELAPPRGLFWHPAPGTEPADDVWSHFGFTGTGMWVSPARDRWAVLLTNRLHLTRDPGPLARVREVFRTLAFR
- a CDS encoding putative quinol monooxygenase; the encoded protein is MIFIAVRFTARPDHADRWLDLVADFTRATREEPGNLFFDWSRSVDDPNVFVLLEAFADADAGAAHVASPHFTAGLEAMAGAIATTPEIINVEVPQQGWGAMAELAPTGA
- a CDS encoding VanW family protein, with product MPRSTTHHAPTPHEGRRPRLRTAAIATGVVAVAAGGLYVAGLVATGDDISAGTRVGGVDIGGMSRADAEAKLAAEAPASWSAPIPVRVGDRASTVTPASAGLTVDLAKTAELAADPSRDPFTVIGRLFSSGAREIQPVLAYDAAKVNAIVAELAKKNDRTVREGSVAFREGKAVATQPVAGQKLDTGKAVETLRAAYPAATGASPVTLPVAVTEPKLSAAEVNRFLDTDAKPAVSGPVTLTTGTDRLRISAATLGDHLTVKKENGRLTTALDAEALLRDPDVADPISSLTGAPVEATLGVRDGKVVVESEGRPGHEVTAKALGDAVRPLLTRSGAAARTAAMATTVTQPELTSDSLARLGITEQMSTFTVDFPAAPYRTTNIGRAAELINGSIVRPGEVWSFNETVGERTPDNGFVDGTMILDGQYRSAPGGGVSAMATTVFNAMFFAGVKPVEYGAHSFYIERYPAGREATVAWGQLDLKFRNDSGKPIYIKAGATDSSVTVSFLGTKKYDSVEAVAGERTNLTEPKKAEGTGKACVPQPPLEGFDIAVDRVFKNDGAEVKRETFKTHYTPRDEVTCKPVDEPDVDTPDKETDAR
- a CDS encoding LacI family DNA-binding transcriptional regulator — encoded protein: MAVSGRQTGRPTLEEVAARAGVGRGTVSRVINGSPRVSEQAKAAVERAVAELGYVPNRAARALAGSRTDAVALVIPETEARLFAEPYFLDIIRGVSSELAGADKQLLLTLIRSEQERQRFEQYLAAQRVDGVLLVSVHAADPLPDQVRALGLPAVLNGRRTEDERVAFVDSDNTGAGRAAVAHLAARGRRAVATITGPLDMYVARCRLDGYREGLAEAGLAADDGLVATGDFTEEGGRHAMRELLDRRPDLDAVFAASDVMAAGARGVLREAGRRVPEDVALVGVDDSAVARHMDPPLTSVRQPIEEMGRTMARLLLQEIAAPSEPDEQPRRMLPTELVVRASS